A section of the Clostridium felsineum DSM 794 genome encodes:
- a CDS encoding class I SAM-dependent DNA methyltransferase, which produces MDCYNKFAHIYDKLIRVDVDYKNWSEFIVSKCIENNIEFDDYLDLACGTGNLTENLCPKFKNTWAVDLSEEMLSEADNKFRKKGLKANFICQDISELDINKKFDLITCCLDSTNYIIDERALKRYFKSVGNLLKENGIFIFDVNSYYKLSEVLGNNDFSYDDDDVFYYWENSFEDDIVSMYISFFVKDGSMYRRFNEEHEEKAYRNEAIDYYLKEGQLNVVNRIDCYSDKEINEKTERITYVVSRR; this is translated from the coding sequence AATAAGTTTGCACATATTTATGATAAGCTTATAAGAGTTGATGTTGATTATAAAAATTGGAGTGAGTTTATAGTAAGTAAATGTATAGAAAATAATATTGAATTTGATGATTATCTTGATTTGGCATGTGGAACAGGGAATCTTACGGAAAATTTATGCCCCAAGTTTAAAAATACCTGGGCAGTTGATCTTTCTGAAGAAATGCTTTCGGAAGCCGACAATAAATTTAGAAAAAAAGGTTTAAAGGCAAATTTTATATGCCAAGATATATCAGAATTAGATATTAATAAAAAGTTTGATCTTATAACTTGTTGCCTTGACTCTACAAATTATATAATAGATGAAAGGGCATTAAAAAGATACTTTAAATCTGTAGGCAATCTTCTAAAAGAGAATGGAATTTTTATATTTGATGTAAATTCATATTATAAGCTTTCAGAGGTTCTAGGTAATAATGATTTTAGTTATGATGATGATGATGTATTTTATTACTGGGAGAATAGCTTTGAGGATGATATAGTGTCAATGTATATAAGCTTTTTTGTTAAGGATGGTAGTATGTACAGAAGATTCAATGAAGAACATGAAGAAAAAGCATATAGAAATGAAGCTATAGATTACTATCTTAAAGAAGGACAACTTAATGTAGTAAATAGGATTGATTGTTACAGTGACAAAGAAATTAATGAAAAGACAGAAAGAATAACATATGTAGTTTCTAGGAGGTAA